A genomic window from Pelagicoccus albus includes:
- a CDS encoding ATPase, with protein MNILAEITGNVGAGIGALGAAVGVGLIGLKAAEAVGRNPGASGKILVQAILGMALAEGLGILSIFFIK; from the coding sequence ATGAACATCCTTGCTGAAATCACTGGTAACGTAGGTGCAGGTATCGGAGCTCTCGGAGCTGCGGTTGGAGTTGGCCTTATCGGCCTTAAGGCTGCTGAAGCAGTCGGACGCAACCCTGGCGCTTCCGGTAAGATCTTGGTTCAGGCCATCCTCGGTATGGCTCTCGCTGAAGGTCTCGGTATCCTCTCGATCTTCTTCATCAAGTAA
- a CDS encoding F0F1 ATP synthase subunit delta, translating into MTRDKQIVDYAKGLMKLASENGTFSEERASAILQVLEKNPPRNYAGVLKEFLKLVKREVANNTAVVEYAGELSPSAIDGIKSQFTNRYGRDISVTASRNDALIAGLRVQVGCDVYDSSVAGALKELEATLS; encoded by the coding sequence ATGACACGCGACAAGCAGATCGTAGACTACGCAAAGGGGCTGATGAAATTGGCCTCCGAAAACGGGACTTTTTCGGAAGAGCGCGCATCAGCCATATTGCAGGTGCTGGAGAAAAATCCACCACGCAACTACGCGGGCGTCCTCAAGGAGTTCCTTAAGCTGGTTAAGCGTGAGGTCGCTAACAATACAGCTGTTGTAGAATATGCCGGTGAATTGAGCCCCTCCGCCATTGATGGGATAAAATCGCAATTCACTAACCGCTACGGTCGAGATATTTCTGTTACCGCAAGTCGAAACGACGCTTTGATTGCTGGACTTCGTGTTCAGGTCGGTTGCGACGTTTACGACTCATCCGTCGCCGGAGCTCTCAAGGAGCTAGAGGCAACCTTATCTTAA
- a CDS encoding sensor histidine kinase → MIFVFLGVAIGSTVFFATKYFRQKVAIRLLTESLASRTSILTHSREFRGVNENWEKLIAELNRLVEDVNNLSRRSSGQLHQIETTLGSLQEGVVIVDRDNYILLVNNALKKIFPSISNKVGQRIESGMGNSEFLDFVWDTKKGRGVAKREIAFRNGQNEVWLDVTAARLSEGLEGNGPWFLFVLHNTTRQKLLERARKHFVANASHELKTPVSVIKGYSETLVTDHETMLTEDRDRFISIIHRHSERLALLINDLLSLSRLESDSPNFQWSESDILSWIRDIAVDYGSNPRRSGLEVEVGFTSELRAIVRYDVLKLRQVFDNLIENASKYSPDGGKVIIGAKKRGGELLLWVQDQGAGVPKEDLGRIFERFYRVDKGRSRETGGTGLGLSIVKHIIEWHQGNVWAENATEGGLKVVFSLPLLEADRLPQTEDQFSKSK, encoded by the coding sequence ATGATCTTCGTATTTTTAGGTGTAGCTATTGGCTCCACCGTTTTTTTCGCGACCAAGTACTTCCGTCAGAAAGTGGCCATTCGGCTACTGACGGAGTCGCTGGCAAGCCGCACATCTATTCTCACGCACTCACGCGAGTTTCGGGGAGTAAATGAAAATTGGGAGAAATTGATTGCGGAGCTCAACAGGCTTGTAGAGGACGTGAACAACTTGAGTCGTCGCAGCAGTGGTCAGCTTCATCAGATTGAAACCACCTTGGGAAGCCTGCAGGAAGGGGTTGTTATAGTCGATAGAGATAATTATATATTGTTGGTTAACAACGCTTTGAAAAAGATTTTCCCTTCAATTTCAAATAAGGTGGGACAGAGAATCGAGAGCGGAATGGGCAATTCTGAGTTTTTGGACTTTGTTTGGGATACCAAGAAGGGAAGGGGAGTTGCCAAACGGGAAATAGCGTTTCGCAATGGCCAAAACGAGGTTTGGCTAGATGTTACCGCGGCCCGTTTGTCGGAGGGCTTGGAAGGGAATGGCCCGTGGTTCCTTTTCGTGCTTCACAATACGACACGTCAGAAGCTACTCGAGCGGGCTCGAAAGCACTTTGTGGCGAATGCCTCTCATGAACTGAAGACTCCTGTTTCTGTTATTAAAGGCTACTCGGAAACGCTGGTCACAGATCATGAAACCATGCTCACCGAGGACAGGGATCGTTTCATATCTATCATACACCGTCATTCGGAGCGCCTCGCTCTCTTGATTAACGACCTGCTCAGTCTATCCAGATTGGAAAGCGACAGTCCGAATTTCCAATGGAGCGAATCAGACATCTTATCATGGATTCGCGACATCGCCGTAGACTACGGATCGAATCCTCGACGCTCTGGCCTTGAAGTTGAAGTCGGGTTTACCTCCGAGTTGAGAGCTATTGTGCGCTACGATGTGCTTAAGCTTAGGCAGGTTTTTGATAACCTGATTGAAAACGCCTCCAAGTATTCGCCGGATGGTGGCAAAGTCATCATCGGTGCCAAGAAGCGGGGAGGGGAGTTGTTGCTTTGGGTGCAGGACCAGGGTGCTGGCGTACCGAAGGAAGACCTGGGAAGAATTTTCGAGCGCTTTTACAGAGTCGACAAAGGCCGTTCTCGCGAAACTGGTGGCACCGGTCTGGGACTGAGCATCGTGAAGCACATCATTGAATGGCACCAAGGAAATGTATGGGCGGAGAACGCCACTGAAGGGGGGCTGAAGGTTGTTTTCAGTTTACCTCTTTTGGAGGCTGATCGATTGCCTCAGACTGAAGACCAATTTTCCAAATCCAAATAA
- a CDS encoding glutaredoxin family protein, which produces MKIKAYLKPTCGWSMGVRAIMDKHQLEYEDIDIINNADNYAEMVAKSGQPLSPCVEIDGIMLADVSGEEVEQYMLANNLVESTDKSTEVPTDRGCSDEEHEKMRSASKPIRFF; this is translated from the coding sequence ATGAAAATTAAAGCATACCTAAAGCCTACTTGTGGCTGGAGCATGGGCGTGCGTGCTATCATGGATAAGCACCAGCTCGAGTACGAAGACATCGACATTATCAACAACGCTGACAACTACGCCGAAATGGTTGCCAAGTCTGGCCAGCCTCTTTCGCCGTGCGTAGAAATCGACGGTATCATGCTAGCAGATGTAAGTGGCGAAGAAGTCGAGCAGTACATGCTGGCCAACAATCTCGTCGAATCCACAGACAAGTCGACCGAAGTCCCGACCGACCGTGGCTGTTCCGATGAGGAGCATGAGAAAATGCGTTCCGCGTCTAAGCCGATCCGCTTCTTCTAA
- a CDS encoding response regulator, with the protein MDDSKRILVVDDEVDVTELLSYHLRQRGFDVRALNDSRLALETARQFRPELVVLDIMMPDFSGLQVCRLMRADSSLKDIPIIFLSAKTEEGDRIDGFESGADDYVCKPFSPKELMLRVSAILKRRGEAEEKKVLEVNGIRMDVEHHRVEVDASAIELTATEFRLLKLLLEERGKVQTREKLLQKVWNYENDIETRTVDTHMRRLREKLGNEASWLETVRGVGYRLVESR; encoded by the coding sequence ATGGATGACTCGAAACGAATTTTGGTGGTAGATGATGAGGTCGATGTGACCGAGTTGTTGAGCTATCATCTCAGGCAGCGTGGCTTTGATGTCAGAGCTCTCAACGACTCTCGTCTCGCACTTGAAACAGCCCGCCAGTTCAGACCGGAGCTTGTCGTCCTAGACATCATGATGCCTGACTTCAGCGGGTTACAGGTTTGCCGACTCATGCGGGCGGATTCTTCGCTTAAAGACATTCCCATCATCTTCCTGAGCGCGAAGACGGAAGAGGGGGATCGGATCGATGGTTTCGAAAGCGGCGCCGACGATTATGTTTGCAAGCCATTTAGCCCCAAGGAGCTGATGCTTCGCGTTTCTGCGATTTTGAAACGACGCGGAGAAGCTGAAGAGAAGAAGGTACTAGAAGTTAATGGAATTCGAATGGATGTTGAGCATCACCGAGTTGAGGTGGATGCTTCAGCCATTGAGCTCACAGCGACAGAGTTCCGCTTGCTCAAACTTCTGCTCGAGGAGAGAGGGAAGGTACAGACTCGCGAGAAATTGCTTCAGAAGGTATGGAACTACGAAAACGATATCGAAACTCGCACCGTAGACACTCACATGCGACGACTTCGTGAAAAGCTAGGAAACGAAGCCTCTTGGCTTGAGACCGTTCGCGGGGTTGGCTATCGCTTGGTAGAAAGCAGATAG
- a CDS encoding F0F1 ATP synthase subunit A has protein sequence MLLIPLANASAEVSPAANELFNIFGLPVTNSMVTGWVVSILLIIAIKLMVGRASLVPSKGQALVEALVTFVRDTTLPIVGKKAFRMSLPVILGLFFYILIQNWSGLLPGVGSLGTGHMVDGHFHITDPWIRPANADWNGTIALALVTMIAWLFIVLKSDGPVVLIKDLFGNKADKKEVGNFMWMALWPIFLIVGVIEVVSILIRPLTLSVRLFGNIYGGESLLHQTGFIFPFYFLELIVGFVQPLVFILLFSVYVGLICNHGDGEEHH, from the coding sequence ATGTTGCTCATTCCGTTGGCTAATGCCTCTGCGGAAGTGAGTCCTGCAGCGAACGAGCTCTTCAATATTTTCGGACTTCCAGTAACCAATTCCATGGTGACTGGTTGGGTAGTTTCGATCCTGTTGATCATCGCTATCAAGTTGATGGTAGGTCGGGCTAGTTTGGTTCCTTCCAAAGGTCAGGCGCTTGTTGAAGCGCTTGTGACTTTCGTGCGTGACACCACTTTACCGATTGTAGGCAAGAAGGCTTTTCGCATGAGCCTGCCTGTTATCCTCGGCTTGTTCTTCTACATCCTCATCCAAAACTGGAGTGGTTTGCTTCCTGGTGTTGGTAGCCTTGGAACTGGGCACATGGTTGATGGACATTTCCACATCACTGATCCTTGGATCCGTCCAGCCAACGCTGATTGGAACGGAACGATCGCTCTCGCTCTTGTAACCATGATTGCCTGGCTCTTCATCGTCTTGAAGTCTGATGGGCCTGTTGTACTCATCAAAGATCTATTCGGTAACAAGGCGGACAAGAAGGAAGTCGGTAATTTCATGTGGATGGCGCTTTGGCCAATCTTCCTCATCGTCGGTGTTATCGAAGTGGTATCCATTCTGATCCGTCCGCTCACGCTTTCCGTTCGTCTATTTGGAAACATTTACGGCGGAGAAAGTCTGCTGCACCAAACTGGTTTCATTTTCCCTTTCTACTTTCTCGAGCTGATTGTTGGCTTCGTCCAACCGCTCGTTTTCATACTCCTTTTCAGTGTTTATGTCGGTCTCATCTGTAACCACGGAGATGGCGAGGAACACCACTAA
- the mnmG gene encoding tRNA uridine-5-carboxymethylaminomethyl(34) synthesis enzyme MnmG — translation MLDEYDVIVCGAGHAGCEAALAAARMGARTLVLSGNIDTIAAMSCNPAIGGVAKGHIVREIDALGGEMAVNADVSGIQFRLLNASKGPAVQSPRAQCDKKVYALRMKHVLELQENLSIFQATVTGLIFKSGKVVGCQTNLDVDFYGKSIVVTTGTFLRGLMHVGKNKTEGGRMGDYSAKTLSNSFLEAGIELERLKTGTPPRLLGRTIDFSGLEEQKGDVNPSLFGFYDTRQEKDLFHVEQGGEQKAGWVPGTDQVSCWITYTSAETQRIVNDNLHLSAMYGGEIEGTGPRYCPSIEDKYVRFAEKTRHMLFLEPEGRNTDEYYVNGLSTSLPFSTQLEMLRSIDGLKDVHLLRPAYAVEYDFAPPTQLYPHLESKRVECLFFAGQINGTSGYEEAACQGLVAGVNAVLKVRGGEPMVLKRHDGYMGVLIDDLVTKGTKEPYRMFTSRAEYRLLFNHGSAELRMLEHASKHGLVPNDRLKRMKQKQADVDHWIAWLEKSRKGTSTWATLIRRGVGEEELPSELSVLNKETLEQVLYRTKYAGYLDREIRQIAKMRDVEKIKIPADFDYSKLNGLRLESIAKLEATRPATLAQAGRISGVNPSDISILMIALRS, via the coding sequence ATGCTGGACGAATACGATGTGATAGTTTGTGGCGCAGGACATGCGGGTTGTGAAGCTGCCTTAGCGGCTGCGCGCATGGGTGCTCGCACGCTGGTTTTAAGTGGAAATATCGACACAATTGCAGCGATGAGCTGCAATCCAGCGATTGGAGGCGTCGCCAAGGGGCATATCGTACGTGAAATCGACGCATTGGGTGGCGAAATGGCGGTTAATGCAGATGTCTCGGGAATTCAGTTCCGCCTGCTGAACGCGTCCAAAGGCCCTGCTGTCCAATCTCCCAGAGCTCAGTGCGACAAGAAAGTGTACGCATTGCGTATGAAGCATGTGCTCGAATTGCAGGAAAACTTGTCGATCTTTCAAGCAACCGTCACGGGATTGATCTTTAAGTCGGGCAAAGTTGTCGGCTGTCAGACGAATTTGGATGTAGATTTTTATGGCAAGTCCATCGTGGTGACTACTGGAACTTTCTTGAGAGGTTTAATGCACGTCGGGAAGAATAAGACGGAAGGTGGCAGAATGGGCGACTATTCTGCCAAAACGCTTTCAAATAGCTTTCTTGAGGCCGGTATCGAGCTGGAACGGTTAAAAACTGGCACTCCGCCGCGTCTTCTAGGCCGCACGATAGACTTTTCCGGACTTGAAGAACAAAAGGGCGACGTCAATCCGTCGCTTTTTGGGTTCTACGACACGAGGCAGGAAAAGGATCTGTTCCACGTGGAACAAGGTGGAGAACAAAAGGCGGGTTGGGTTCCTGGAACAGATCAAGTCTCTTGCTGGATAACTTACACCTCAGCTGAGACGCAGAGAATCGTGAATGACAATTTGCATTTATCCGCCATGTATGGAGGTGAAATAGAGGGAACCGGCCCTCGATATTGCCCGAGTATCGAGGATAAGTACGTTCGTTTTGCGGAAAAGACGCGTCATATGCTGTTTTTGGAGCCAGAAGGGCGAAATACAGACGAATACTATGTAAACGGACTCTCGACGAGTTTACCGTTTTCGACTCAGTTGGAGATGCTTCGGTCCATCGATGGTTTGAAGGACGTTCATTTGTTGAGGCCGGCATACGCTGTTGAGTACGATTTTGCTCCTCCAACTCAGCTTTATCCCCATTTGGAATCGAAGAGGGTCGAGTGTTTGTTCTTTGCTGGACAAATCAATGGCACTTCCGGTTACGAGGAGGCTGCTTGTCAAGGCTTGGTAGCGGGGGTCAATGCGGTGCTGAAGGTTAGGGGGGGGGAGCCCATGGTCCTCAAGCGACATGATGGATACATGGGGGTTCTCATTGATGACTTGGTAACTAAGGGGACCAAGGAGCCATATCGCATGTTCACTAGCCGGGCGGAGTATCGTCTACTTTTTAATCACGGAAGTGCAGAGTTGAGAATGCTCGAACACGCCTCGAAACACGGTCTAGTCCCCAATGATCGCTTGAAGCGAATGAAGCAGAAGCAAGCCGATGTGGACCATTGGATTGCGTGGTTGGAAAAGAGCAGAAAGGGTACTTCAACTTGGGCCACTCTCATACGGCGTGGGGTAGGGGAGGAGGAGTTGCCGAGTGAGCTTTCTGTGTTGAATAAGGAGACACTTGAGCAAGTCCTCTACCGAACGAAATACGCCGGATATCTGGATCGAGAAATCAGACAGATTGCCAAAATGAGGGATGTGGAAAAAATAAAAATTCCGGCTGATTTCGATTATTCAAAATTGAATGGATTACGTTTGGAGTCGATCGCCAAACTGGAAGCTACGAGGCCGGCGACCTTGGCCCAGGCTGGTCGAATTAGCGGTGTGAATCCATCGGATATCAGCATATTGATGATTGCTTTAAGGTCGTAA
- the trmB gene encoding tRNA (guanosine(46)-N7)-methyltransferase TrmB, with the protein MNAGYDQHLELVKKRRDELRFALANLYSEPIDLTLEIGSGHGHWLVKFAESFPEKTCLGLDIIGDRIERARKKANSAGISNVQFLKAEAFETLDLLPKEVRLKEVFVLFPDPWPKKRHWKNRLFCVQFLEQLAQRCETGVRCHFRTDHEPYFEWALEVVEQQSGWSICQTADWPFEQVTVFQERADAFNSLILERV; encoded by the coding sequence GTGAATGCAGGATACGACCAACACTTAGAACTGGTGAAAAAACGCCGGGACGAATTGAGATTTGCCTTGGCCAACCTCTATTCAGAGCCGATCGATTTAACCTTGGAAATCGGTTCTGGTCATGGGCATTGGCTGGTGAAATTCGCTGAATCGTTTCCTGAGAAGACCTGCCTCGGTTTGGACATCATTGGGGACCGCATAGAGAGGGCTCGGAAAAAGGCGAATTCTGCTGGGATTTCGAATGTCCAGTTCCTGAAGGCGGAAGCCTTCGAGACCCTGGATTTGTTGCCGAAGGAAGTCCGCTTGAAGGAAGTTTTTGTGCTATTCCCCGACCCCTGGCCCAAGAAGAGACATTGGAAGAACCGATTGTTCTGCGTCCAATTTTTAGAGCAGCTAGCTCAACGGTGCGAAACAGGTGTCCGCTGCCACTTCAGGACAGACCATGAACCGTATTTCGAATGGGCTTTGGAAGTCGTCGAACAGCAGTCTGGGTGGTCTATTTGTCAAACAGCAGACTGGCCATTCGAACAGGTCACTGTGTTTCAGGAGCGGGCAGATGCCTTCAACTCTCTCATTCTAGAGCGTGTCTAA
- the atpF gene encoding F0F1 ATP synthase subunit B has product MTDLIQILAAADPHAATAESAGLAETFGIHTSHIIMQAISFSILAGVLWKFAFKPVLATMDEREAKIDSGLKYAEEMKVKLAEAEAEKKKILQEASVEAKTIVTEARQTAEARIDKSVQDAIKAAEDITKKAELQIENDRKQMLAEARSEISRLVVATAGKVLAKELTEEEKSRYSESASATLV; this is encoded by the coding sequence ATGACTGACCTCATCCAAATCCTGGCGGCGGCAGATCCACATGCAGCCACTGCAGAATCGGCCGGCCTTGCGGAAACGTTTGGTATCCACACGAGCCATATCATAATGCAGGCAATTAGCTTCTCCATTTTGGCGGGGGTACTTTGGAAGTTCGCTTTCAAGCCAGTTCTAGCCACCATGGACGAGCGCGAGGCCAAGATCGATTCCGGCCTCAAATACGCCGAAGAGATGAAGGTGAAGCTTGCGGAGGCCGAAGCGGAAAAGAAAAAGATTCTGCAAGAAGCTTCAGTGGAAGCGAAGACTATCGTAACCGAAGCTCGTCAGACAGCTGAAGCTCGAATCGACAAGTCCGTGCAAGACGCGATCAAAGCTGCTGAAGACATTACCAAGAAAGCAGAGCTCCAGATCGAAAACGACCGTAAGCAAATGTTGGCTGAAGCTCGCAGTGAGATCTCGAGACTCGTAGTTGCCACTGCCGGCAAGGTTTTGGCCAAGGAGCTCACTGAAGAAGAAAAATCTCGTTACTCCGAAAGCGCTAGCGCGACTCTCGTTTAG
- the mnmE gene encoding tRNA uridine-5-carboxymethylaminomethyl(34) synthesis GTPase MnmE, which produces MENNDTIVALATPSGESAIALVRVSGPLCEQIALSAFARNKSPSPRFAYHSSYRSQSGDVLDDVVYTLFRGPKSYTGEDVLEIGCHGNPLIATRLLEDLMSRGCRQSEPGEFTRRAFLNGRMDLTQAEAVMELIQARSDRAISLANRQLRGVFGRQLEELKQGLLRTVATVEAYIDFPDEDLPPEQKKAEVEAIRSVLSFCGRMIDSSKYAAFLRDGVKTLILGEPNAGKSSLLNCLLGFERAIVSEEAGTTRDFIRERVMLDGYCLQIMDTAGLREAKSEIEREGIRRTVELTEEADLFLLVLDGTKPSPTLPPEVLSRINSGNCIVVRNKSDLGQFKPLGDELSGLAEVSISATKGDETDRLKSMIVETIASHLAQNEDDIILVNARHNAALNELAECLESAVRNFEMDEPAEFIASELRGAVDAIGRITGRIDNEDVLDVLFSSFCIGK; this is translated from the coding sequence ATGGAAAATAATGATACGATTGTAGCTTTGGCTACACCTTCAGGCGAATCTGCGATCGCCCTCGTTCGTGTGAGCGGTCCACTGTGCGAGCAAATTGCATTATCCGCTTTTGCAAGGAACAAGTCCCCCTCCCCTCGTTTTGCTTACCATAGTAGCTACCGTTCGCAGTCAGGTGATGTTTTGGACGATGTCGTCTACACACTTTTTCGCGGTCCCAAATCCTATACTGGCGAAGACGTCTTGGAAATCGGTTGCCATGGTAATCCCCTCATCGCCACGCGCCTACTCGAAGATCTCATGTCACGAGGTTGTCGCCAGTCGGAACCAGGAGAGTTTACTCGTAGGGCATTTCTTAACGGTCGTATGGACCTTACTCAGGCCGAGGCGGTGATGGAGTTGATCCAAGCTCGGAGCGATAGAGCTATCAGTCTGGCCAACAGGCAGTTACGTGGAGTGTTTGGGCGTCAATTGGAGGAGCTGAAGCAAGGTTTATTAAGAACTGTAGCCACCGTTGAGGCATACATCGATTTTCCGGATGAGGACTTGCCGCCCGAACAGAAGAAGGCCGAAGTGGAGGCCATCAGATCTGTCCTTTCGTTTTGCGGGCGTATGATCGATAGCAGCAAGTATGCAGCGTTTCTTCGCGATGGCGTGAAAACTCTGATCCTAGGAGAGCCCAATGCGGGCAAGAGTTCGCTGTTGAATTGCCTTCTTGGGTTTGAAAGAGCGATTGTGAGCGAGGAAGCCGGTACCACACGAGACTTCATTCGAGAGCGCGTAATGTTGGATGGGTACTGTCTCCAGATTATGGATACAGCAGGATTGCGTGAGGCTAAAAGCGAGATCGAACGTGAAGGGATTCGCAGAACGGTTGAACTCACTGAAGAAGCGGACTTGTTTTTGTTGGTTTTGGATGGAACGAAACCCTCCCCTACCCTGCCGCCCGAAGTTTTATCGCGAATTAACTCAGGAAATTGCATTGTTGTTCGAAACAAGAGCGATTTAGGACAGTTTAAACCACTTGGCGATGAGCTTTCAGGTTTAGCGGAAGTCTCGATTTCTGCCACCAAAGGCGATGAAACAGACCGACTAAAGAGCATGATCGTCGAGACCATAGCCTCTCACCTGGCTCAGAATGAAGACGATATCATTCTTGTGAATGCCCGTCACAACGCGGCTCTGAATGAACTAGCCGAATGTTTGGAGTCAGCGGTCCGCAATTTCGAGATGGATGAGCCTGCAGAGTTTATTGCGAGCGAATTGCGTGGCGCAGTTGACGCCATAGGCAGGATCACGGGAAGAATCGACAACGAGGATGTCTTGGATGTCCTCTTTTCCAGTTTTTGCATAGGCAAGTAG
- the recA gene encoding recombinase RecA: MAKGKTNPLPSSDDREKNVELAISAITKQFGEGSIMRLGSGSKLNVDVISTGSISIDLALGVGGLPRGRICEIYGPESSGKTTMCLSLIAEAQRKGGLAAFIDVEHALDPKYARKLGVNVDDLLVSQPDSGEDALNITETLIRSNAIDVIVVDSVAALVSKNELDGQMGDATVGSQARLMSQAMRRLTGIVSKTKCICLFTNQIREKIGVMFGSPETTPGGRALKFFSSVRMDIRRIGQIKDNTGSVVGNRTRIKMVKNKVAAPFTEAEFDIMYNEGISRTGSIVDLGIEHKVLEKKGAWISYNGDLIGQGREAAKTFLSENKEVFEDISTKILEVVNPDLLEKKKLETAEAK; the protein is encoded by the coding sequence ATGGCTAAAGGCAAAACGAACCCTCTCCCCTCATCCGACGATCGTGAAAAGAACGTGGAACTAGCAATCTCCGCTATCACAAAACAATTTGGCGAAGGGTCGATCATGCGCCTAGGGAGCGGCTCCAAGCTGAATGTCGACGTGATTTCGACGGGCTCGATCTCGATCGACCTAGCCTTAGGTGTCGGTGGATTGCCTCGTGGCCGCATCTGCGAAATCTACGGACCTGAATCCTCCGGTAAGACGACAATGTGTTTGAGTCTAATCGCTGAAGCGCAACGCAAAGGTGGTCTGGCCGCATTCATAGACGTCGAGCATGCCTTGGACCCCAAGTATGCTCGAAAGTTAGGTGTCAATGTAGACGATCTTTTGGTTTCCCAGCCAGACTCGGGTGAAGACGCCCTCAACATTACCGAAACTCTTATTCGTTCCAACGCGATTGATGTGATCGTTGTGGACTCGGTGGCGGCCCTTGTTTCCAAGAACGAACTGGATGGACAGATGGGGGATGCAACCGTGGGCTCTCAAGCGCGATTGATGAGCCAGGCGATGCGCCGACTCACTGGTATCGTTAGCAAGACGAAGTGTATTTGCCTCTTCACCAATCAGATACGCGAGAAGATCGGAGTTATGTTCGGAAGTCCAGAGACCACCCCGGGCGGTCGCGCTCTGAAGTTCTTTTCATCTGTGCGTATGGACATCCGCCGCATTGGCCAAATCAAAGACAATACCGGTAGTGTCGTAGGAAACCGGACCCGCATCAAAATGGTAAAGAACAAGGTGGCTGCTCCATTCACAGAGGCGGAGTTCGACATCATGTACAATGAGGGCATTTCCAGAACGGGCTCGATTGTGGATTTGGGCATCGAACACAAGGTACTTGAAAAGAAGGGAGCTTGGATTTCCTACAACGGAGATCTGATCGGACAAGGTCGCGAAGCGGCGAAAACTTTCCTTTCCGAAAACAAAGAGGTTTTTGAAGACATCTCTACTAAGATCCTCGAGGTCGTAAACCCAGATCTCCTGGAAAAGAAAAAGCTCGAGACGGCAGAAGCCAAGTAG